The Actinomycetota bacterium genome contains the following window.
TGACCGCGACCTGGTGACGGGTACGGTTCGTCGCTGAGCGTCATGCGCGTCTTGTCTCCATGGTCGTGGAGCTCCACGCGCGTGAGAACGTCGTGGGGCATGCCCATCTCCGGCAGGGCGGGGCAGCGGAGCACGAGGAGTCGGGCACGACCAGCTCGATGATCTCGT
Protein-coding sequences here:
- a CDS encoding SRPBCC domain-containing protein, with the translated sequence MPHDVLTRVELHDHGDKTRMTLSDEPYPSPGRGQAEAGWNAAVEKLANLVTASG